The following coding sequences are from one Gossypium raimondii isolate GPD5lz chromosome 4, ASM2569854v1, whole genome shotgun sequence window:
- the LOC105780825 gene encoding uncharacterized protein LOC105780825, with protein MASDQDQFRLVSPAINQEGKLPRKYTDEGQGAKRKLSPPLEWYNVPEGTRSLALVVEDVDAPDPSGPIVPWTCWVAINIPPTLKGLPEGFSGKEEEVGGDYASIKEGNNDHKVPGWRGPKLPSHGHRFLFRLFALDDELNVGNKVTKEKVLEAMEGHVVGEAELMTKF; from the exons ATGGCTAGCGACCAAGATCAGTTCAGGCTGGTATCCCCCGCCATAAACCAAGAAGGGAAGTTGCCAAGAAAGTACACGGATGAAGGTCAAGGTGCAAAGAGGAAGTTGTCACCACCATTAGAATGGTACAACGTGCCAGAAGGGACTCGTTCGTTGGCCCTGGTGGTGGAAGACGTAGATGCGCCAGACCCCAGCGGCCCCATCGTGCCATGGACCTGTTGGGTAGCCATTAACATACCACCAACGTTGAAGGGTCTCCCAGAGGGATTTTCTGGGAAAGAAGAGGAAGTTGGTGGAGATTATGCTAGCATCAAAGAAGGCAACAACGATCACAAGGTCCCTGGATGGCGAGGTCCCAAGTTACCCTCTCACGGCCACCGTTTCCTGTTCAGGCTATTTGCTttggatgatgagttgaatgtTGGCAACAAA GTGACGAAGGAGAAGGTGCTTGAAGCTATGGAAGGACATGTGGTCGGGGAAGCAGAATTGATGACTAAGTTTTAA